A window of the Cystobacter fuscus genome harbors these coding sequences:
- a CDS encoding TetR/AcrR family transcriptional regulator yields the protein MTSGTRSKGPRSSFLEEARRAQIVQCAIDIISTHGYAQASLALIAERAGISKGVISYHFAGKEELIAQVYAEVITLAAKAVLPRVEQQPRASDKLRIYIEGSIAFIGTHGPHSIALLEIWNGLRTPQGKPVLDARSYEPGLEFLQNIFRQGQAEGEFRRFSPRHMAVAVRSAIDGVLVQRITYGDKVDLEESSRELVDLFHAATAKPAAPTRASRRPRA from the coding sequence GTGACATCGGGAACCCGCTCGAAAGGCCCTCGGAGCTCATTCCTCGAGGAGGCTCGCCGCGCGCAGATCGTCCAGTGCGCGATCGACATCATCTCCACCCATGGCTATGCGCAGGCCTCGCTCGCCCTGATCGCGGAGCGCGCGGGCATCAGCAAGGGCGTCATCTCCTACCACTTCGCGGGCAAGGAGGAGCTCATCGCGCAGGTCTACGCCGAGGTGATCACTCTGGCGGCGAAGGCGGTGCTGCCGCGGGTCGAACAGCAGCCACGGGCAAGTGACAAGCTGCGCATCTACATCGAGGGCAGCATCGCGTTCATCGGGACCCACGGCCCGCACTCCATCGCACTGCTGGAGATCTGGAACGGCCTGCGCACCCCGCAGGGCAAGCCCGTCCTCGACGCCCGCTCCTACGAACCGGGCCTCGAGTTCCTGCAGAACATCTTCCGCCAGGGCCAGGCCGAGGGAGAGTTCCGGCGGTTCTCTCCCCGCCACATGGCCGTGGCGGTCCGGTCCGCGATCGACGGCGTGCTGGTGCAGCGCATCACGTATGGCGACAAGGTCGACCTCGAGGAGTCCTCGCGCGAGCTGGTCGACCTGTTCCACGCGGCCACCGCGAAGCCGGCGGCGCCTACGCGCGCATCCCGCCGTCCACGCGCATGA
- a CDS encoding TetR/AcrR family transcriptional regulator, which yields MVTSRSHRRSAQDASSAPKVPEKEEAILEAMQALVAEHGFHGTSTDMIASRAGVGAGTIYRYFATKDELVLRVYDRIKTLGASLVFQGDAPGQPLRERLHRAWRNTARSQLANRDACFFLAQFYNSPYVKQIPPETLDRFARRMEELLAEAIRAQVVRDMPPAVFNALFFEPLMSLVRRHHLGQVVLDDTLLERVLEGCWNAIRL from the coding sequence ATGGTCACTTCCCGCTCACATCGCCGCTCCGCGCAGGACGCCTCGTCGGCCCCCAAGGTGCCGGAGAAGGAGGAGGCCATCCTCGAGGCCATGCAGGCGCTGGTGGCCGAGCACGGGTTCCACGGGACCTCGACGGACATGATTGCCTCGCGAGCGGGCGTGGGCGCCGGCACCATCTACCGCTACTTCGCCACCAAGGACGAGCTCGTCCTGCGCGTCTATGACCGCATCAAGACGCTAGGGGCCTCGTTGGTCTTCCAGGGGGATGCGCCGGGCCAGCCCCTGCGCGAGCGGTTGCACCGCGCGTGGCGCAACACCGCGCGCTCGCAGCTCGCCAACCGCGACGCCTGCTTCTTCCTCGCGCAGTTCTACAACTCGCCCTACGTCAAACAGATACCTCCCGAGACGCTCGATCGCTTCGCCCGGCGCATGGAGGAACTGCTCGCGGAGGCCATTCGCGCCCAGGTGGTGCGCGACATGCCCCCGGCCGTGTTCAATGCCCTCTTCTTCGAGCCGCTCATGAGCCTGGTGCGCAGGCACCACCTCGGTCAGGTGGTGCTCGATGACACCCTCCTCGAGCGCGTCCTCGAGGGCTGCTGGAACGCCATCCGGCTGTAG
- a CDS encoding endonuclease I family protein — translation MMLRSTTAPLRSSPVFPAAASESLRPAPPAVSARPLHATLDSFQPTARRGLPSLGTDTTGSTPSPTTPSPYDGLKDKALIQALHDASAQHKDLGYNQARKIIFTTLDNHDGQVTCVYTGREVTTDKIPSANDMNTEHTWPQSKGATGPAKSDLHHLFPTDSKANSIRSSYPFGEVKEVKWSQNGAKFGKDAKGNTVFEPPDAHKGNVARALFYFSTVYGKPIPAGDEAVLKQWNHLDRVDAAELARNTAIESYQGNRNPFVDDALLADRIADF, via the coding sequence ATGATGCTGCGCTCGACGACCGCTCCCCTTCGTTCCTCTCCTGTCTTCCCGGCCGCCGCGTCCGAGAGCCTCCGGCCCGCTCCGCCCGCGGTTTCGGCGCGTCCCCTCCACGCGACCCTCGACAGCTTCCAGCCCACGGCGCGCCGGGGTCTGCCTTCTCTTGGAACGGACACCACCGGCTCCACGCCCTCGCCCACGACGCCCTCGCCGTATGACGGGCTCAAGGACAAGGCGCTCATCCAGGCGCTGCATGACGCCTCGGCCCAGCACAAGGACCTTGGCTACAACCAGGCGCGGAAGATCATCTTCACCACGCTGGACAACCATGATGGCCAGGTGACGTGCGTGTACACGGGCCGCGAGGTGACCACGGACAAGATTCCCAGCGCCAACGACATGAACACCGAGCACACGTGGCCGCAGTCGAAGGGCGCCACGGGCCCGGCCAAGAGTGACCTGCACCACCTCTTCCCCACGGACAGCAAGGCCAACTCCATCCGGAGCAGCTACCCGTTCGGCGAGGTGAAGGAGGTGAAGTGGAGCCAGAACGGCGCGAAGTTCGGCAAGGACGCGAAGGGCAACACCGTCTTCGAGCCGCCCGACGCGCACAAGGGCAACGTGGCGCGAGCCCTCTTCTACTTCTCCACCGTCTACGGCAAGCCGATTCCCGCCGGAGACGAGGCGGTGCTCAAGCAGTGGAACCACCTGGACCGGGTGGACGCCGCGGAGCTGGCGCGCAACACCGCCATCGAGAGCTACCAGGGCAACCGCAATCCCTTCGTGGATGACGCCCTGCTGGCCGACCGCATCGCCGACTTCTAG
- a CDS encoding ABC transporter substrate-binding protein — MRRTPSLLLTALAVLVAACEKKAPPAAPPAATPAEASKPTPSDSTPILVGQVGSLTGSEATFGLSARQGISMALQDANAAGGVKGRPLALRVYDSQGKPEEAAQAAARLISQDHVVVILGEAASSNSMAMADKAQAAGVPMITPTSTNPAVTKKGDYIFRVCFIDPFQGEVMARFAHDHLHLNRVAVLQDNKSAYSVGLSDEFRRKFTELGGSVVATESYSKGDTDFRAQLTTLKKTRPEGLFVPGYYTDMGIIARQARELGLTLPLLGGDGWDSARLFELGGEAIEGSYYSNHYSEENPDPQLQAFIARYKAAYGQVPDSVGALAYDAARLAIDAMKRAPNLSGPALRDAIAATRDFPGVGGNITLDANRDAVKQAVILKVEGGKARFVTALKP, encoded by the coding sequence ATGCGCCGCACCCCGTCATTGCTGCTCACCGCGCTCGCCGTGCTCGTGGCCGCCTGTGAGAAGAAGGCACCGCCCGCCGCGCCTCCCGCCGCCACACCCGCCGAGGCCTCGAAGCCAACCCCCTCGGACTCCACGCCCATCCTCGTGGGACAGGTGGGCAGCCTCACCGGCAGCGAGGCCACCTTCGGCCTCTCCGCGCGCCAGGGCATTTCCATGGCCCTCCAGGACGCCAATGCCGCGGGCGGGGTGAAGGGCCGCCCGTTGGCGCTGCGTGTCTATGACAGCCAGGGCAAGCCCGAGGAGGCGGCCCAGGCGGCCGCGCGCCTCATCAGCCAGGACCACGTGGTGGTGATCCTCGGCGAGGCCGCCTCGTCCAACTCGATGGCCATGGCGGACAAGGCGCAGGCGGCCGGGGTGCCGATGATCACCCCCACCTCCACCAACCCCGCCGTCACGAAGAAGGGCGACTACATCTTCCGCGTCTGCTTCATCGATCCGTTCCAGGGCGAGGTGATGGCCCGGTTCGCCCATGACCATCTGCACCTCAATCGCGTGGCGGTGCTCCAGGACAACAAGAGCGCGTACTCGGTGGGCCTGTCGGACGAGTTCCGCCGGAAGTTCACCGAGCTGGGCGGCAGCGTGGTGGCCACCGAGAGCTACTCCAAGGGAGATACGGACTTCCGCGCCCAGCTCACCACGCTCAAGAAGACCCGGCCCGAGGGGCTCTTCGTGCCCGGGTACTACACCGACATGGGCATCATCGCCCGTCAGGCGCGGGAGCTGGGGCTGACCCTGCCCCTGCTCGGCGGAGATGGCTGGGACTCCGCCCGCCTCTTCGAGCTGGGGGGCGAGGCGATCGAGGGCAGCTACTACTCCAACCACTACTCGGAGGAGAACCCGGATCCGCAGCTCCAGGCGTTCATCGCCCGCTACAAGGCCGCCTACGGCCAGGTGCCCGACAGCGTGGGGGCGCTCGCCTATGACGCCGCGCGGCTGGCCATCGACGCGATGAAGCGCGCGCCGAATCTGTCGGGCCCCGCCCTGCGCGACGCGATCGCGGCCACCCGCGACTTCCCCGGCGTGGGCGGCAACATCACCCTGGACGCCAACCGTGACG
- a CDS encoding putative zinc-binding metallopeptidase yields the protein MMPPVQTDLMREKHSTEHGEGRGRLSPQREALLQARIKDLSLRLAGTPLERHIAQLHAELEARGISFKPQCYLSDEWGCPSGVPVIGLPFYLADPNLLSIEADLGGGAESEAEILMYLRHEAGHAFNYAYRLYESEEWLRVFGDYSRPYRDDYKPQPFSRRYVTHISGWYAQKHPDEDFAETFAVWLTPGSDWARRYQGWGALRKLQYVDETVKRLGRTEPLVRLNTPDFTTEEMEGTVLDHYRQRELDEKVDVELRNAFDQSLEDIFEGPGEAPVRAETLVRAERQRLMALVSQYSGVGRGVVRALVDHLLERTSDMNLTLHPDDSREAICRLVSLVTVLSMNYLYTDRFFEE from the coding sequence ATGATGCCACCGGTCCAGACCGACCTGATGCGGGAGAAGCACTCCACCGAGCACGGCGAGGGGCGGGGAAGACTGTCTCCCCAGCGCGAGGCCCTGCTCCAGGCGCGCATCAAGGATCTCTCGCTGCGCCTCGCCGGCACGCCGCTCGAGCGCCACATCGCCCAGCTCCACGCGGAGCTGGAGGCGAGGGGCATCTCCTTCAAACCCCAGTGCTACCTGTCCGACGAGTGGGGTTGCCCCTCGGGCGTGCCGGTCATCGGCCTGCCGTTCTACCTGGCCGACCCGAACCTGCTCTCCATCGAGGCGGACCTCGGGGGCGGGGCGGAGAGCGAGGCGGAGATCCTCATGTATCTGCGCCACGAGGCGGGCCACGCCTTCAACTACGCCTACCGGCTCTACGAGTCGGAGGAGTGGCTGCGCGTGTTCGGCGACTATTCGCGGCCCTACCGCGACGACTACAAACCCCAGCCGTTCTCGCGCCGCTACGTCACGCACATCTCCGGCTGGTACGCCCAGAAGCACCCGGACGAGGACTTCGCCGAGACCTTCGCCGTCTGGCTCACGCCCGGCAGTGATTGGGCGCGGCGCTACCAGGGGTGGGGCGCGCTGCGAAAGCTCCAGTACGTGGACGAGACCGTCAAGCGCCTGGGCCGCACCGAGCCGCTCGTGCGCTTGAACACGCCAGATTTCACCACCGAGGAGATGGAAGGCACGGTGCTCGACCACTACCGCCAGCGCGAGCTGGACGAGAAGGTGGACGTGGAGCTGCGCAATGCCTTCGACCAGTCGCTGGAGGACATCTTCGAGGGCCCGGGCGAGGCGCCGGTCCGGGCGGAGACGCTCGTGCGCGCCGAGCGCCAGCGCTTGATGGCCCTGGTGAGCCAGTACTCGGGGGTGGGCCGGGGCGTGGTGCGCGCGCTGGTGGACCACCTGCTCGAGCGCACCTCCGACATGAACCTCACGCTGCACCCGGACGACAGCCGGGAGGCCATCTGCCGCCTCGTGTCGCTCGTGACGGTGCTGTCCATGAACTACCTCTACACCGACCGCTTCTTCGAGGAATGA
- a CDS encoding D-alanine--D-alanine ligase family protein produces MSPLSLRIAVLHYQPKDEPADVVTEQVSAALRDAGHTPVLLRVDESITDLVSQVARSGADLVFNLCETFAEDYRLEVNVAAVLELARMPFTGSGTAGLLLAQDKILTKQLLQFHGVLTPRFATFDGTSFEAHGDLSFPLIVKPARSDASMGLGVERDMEGLARRVRMIREEYDDEALAEEFIEGREVYVGVLGDHARPQVLPVVELDFGTKWSRKRMKIADREVKFGPEGPGEPHLVMPHDLSDELRGRIERAAVSAFRALKLRDYARIDFRVSSTTNEPYLLEVNPNPYLEAKCEVAMGARELGLSYPQLIQRIVETAARRYGLDRDKLQSAPAPAVEPAPLG; encoded by the coding sequence ATGAGCCCGCTCTCCCTGCGCATCGCGGTCCTGCACTACCAGCCCAAGGACGAGCCCGCCGACGTGGTCACGGAACAGGTATCCGCCGCGCTCCGGGACGCGGGACACACGCCCGTGCTCCTGCGCGTCGACGAGAGCATCACGGACCTGGTGAGCCAGGTGGCGCGCAGCGGCGCCGACCTCGTCTTCAACCTGTGCGAGACCTTCGCCGAAGACTACCGGCTGGAGGTGAACGTGGCGGCGGTGCTGGAGCTGGCGCGCATGCCCTTCACGGGCTCGGGGACGGCGGGGCTGCTGCTCGCGCAGGACAAGATCCTCACCAAGCAACTGCTGCAATTCCACGGCGTGCTCACGCCCCGCTTCGCCACCTTCGATGGCACGTCCTTCGAGGCCCATGGCGACCTGTCCTTTCCCCTCATCGTCAAGCCGGCCCGCTCGGACGCGAGCATGGGTCTGGGCGTGGAGCGGGACATGGAGGGCCTGGCGCGCCGGGTGCGCATGATTCGCGAGGAGTACGACGACGAGGCGCTCGCGGAGGAGTTCATCGAGGGCCGCGAGGTGTACGTGGGCGTGCTCGGCGACCACGCGCGGCCCCAGGTGCTGCCCGTGGTGGAGCTCGACTTCGGCACGAAGTGGAGCCGCAAGCGGATGAAGATCGCCGACCGGGAGGTGAAGTTCGGCCCCGAGGGCCCGGGCGAGCCCCATCTCGTGATGCCCCATGACTTGTCGGACGAGCTGCGCGGGCGCATCGAGCGCGCCGCGGTGAGTGCCTTCCGGGCGCTCAAGCTGCGCGACTACGCGCGCATCGACTTCCGCGTGTCCAGCACCACCAACGAGCCCTACCTGCTCGAGGTGAACCCCAATCCCTACCTGGAGGCGAAGTGCGAGGTGGCCATGGGGGCGCGGGAGCTCGGCCTGTCCTACCCCCAGCTCATCCAGCGCATCGTCGAGACGGCGGCGCGGCGCTACGGACTGGACCGGGACAAGCTCCAGTCCGCCCCGGCTCCGGCCGTCGAGCCCGCGCCCCTGGGCTGA
- a CDS encoding SDR family NAD(P)-dependent oxidoreductase produces the protein MSMNAETHPASRGLLANKIAFITGAGRGIGAASAHLFAREGASVMLASRTESELRSVVEEIRAAGGTADYVVADLSDAASIQKAVRAVVERYGRLDIAFNNAGIATPPGPLVDVDERHFDQLTAVNYKGVWLAMREEIKAIRATSRTGAILNNSSVGSFAGNPTLGAYGAAKRAINSLTETAAIEYGAEGIRVNAIAPGTTMTEMIQRWVDAEPNILQTLKVRTPLGRAAQPHEIAEAAAWLLSDRASYVTGVVMRVDGGMRA, from the coding sequence ATGTCGATGAACGCTGAAACCCACCCTGCCTCGCGCGGCCTGCTCGCCAACAAGATCGCCTTCATCACCGGCGCGGGACGGGGCATCGGAGCTGCCTCCGCGCACCTCTTCGCCCGCGAGGGGGCGTCCGTGATGCTGGCGTCCCGGACCGAGTCGGAGCTGCGCTCGGTGGTCGAGGAGATCCGCGCCGCGGGCGGCACCGCCGACTACGTGGTGGCCGACCTGAGCGACGCCGCCAGCATCCAGAAGGCCGTGCGGGCCGTGGTGGAGCGCTACGGCCGCCTCGACATCGCGTTCAACAACGCGGGCATCGCCACCCCGCCGGGGCCGCTGGTCGACGTGGACGAGCGCCACTTCGATCAGCTCACCGCCGTCAACTACAAGGGCGTCTGGCTGGCCATGCGTGAGGAGATCAAGGCGATCCGCGCCACCTCGCGCACCGGCGCCATCCTCAACAACAGCAGCGTCGGCAGCTTCGCGGGCAACCCCACCCTGGGAGCGTACGGCGCGGCCAAGCGGGCCATCAACAGCCTCACCGAGACCGCGGCCATCGAGTACGGGGCCGAGGGCATCCGGGTCAACGCCATCGCGCCCGGCACCACGATGACCGAGATGATCCAGCGCTGGGTCGACGCGGAGCCCAACATCCTCCAGACGCTCAAGGTCCGCACGCCGCTGGGCCGCGCCGCCCAGCCCCACGAGATCGCCGAGGCGGCCGCGTGGCTGCTCAGTGATCGCGCCTCCTACGTCACCGGGGTGGTCATGCGCGTGGACGGCGGGATGCGCGCGTAG